GCGTAAAGGTACTCACCCCCGCACGGCGCTGGGGCAAACGGCGGCGCAGATGATCCGCCGGTACTATCTCCATGACGTGGCACGGGACAGCGCAGCCCTGACCTACTACCTGCTGTTCGCTATTTTCCCGCTGCTGATCTTCGTCAGCACCCTGCTGGGTATTCTGGAGCTGGATGTGGACAGCATCGTCACCGGCCTGCGGCAGATCGTGCCGGGGGACGTGGCGGAGGTGGTGCGGGGCTATCTGGAATACGTTTCCGGCAACGCCAGCCGCCAGCTCATGTGGTTCAGTCTGGTGTTTTCCATCTGGTTCCCCATGCGGGCCACCGGCTGCCTGCTGCACTCGCTGCGCAAGGCCTTCGGTAAGGGCCAGCCCAAGAACATCCTGCTGGATCAGCTGAAAATTTTTCTCTTCGCCATCTGGCTCATGGTATCCATCGGCCTGACGCTGCTGATGATCACCGTGGGCCGCCGGGCGCTGTACTTTGTGTCGGGGATCATCACCGTACCGGACGGCTTCATCAACCTCTGGAGCAAGCTCCGCTTCGTGGCGGTGGCGCTGCTGATGTTCGTGCTGGTGACGGTGCTGTATATGCTGGCGCTGGGCCGCCGATGCCCGTTGCGGGAGGTGGCACCGGGCGTGGCCGTGTCGCTGGCGGCGTGGATGCTGCTGTCGCTGGCCTTCTCCTATTATGTGGAAAATCTGGCACACTATACCCAGCTCTACGGCTCCATCGCCACCATTGTGGTGGTGCTGCTGTGGCTGTATATGAGCGGGACGGTGCTGATTTTAGGCGGTGAGCTGAATGCGGTGGTGCTGCACCGGCGCACCCAGCGCCGTCGTGCGGCAGAGGAAAAGGCGGCGGAAAAGGCTGCCCGGCCGACACGGCAGGAAGCTGCGGCGCAGAAGCCTTCCGGGGCGACGCAGCCGCCCCGACAGCCACAGCCGCCAAAACCGGCAGAGCAGCCGGGAAAGGCGGATCCACCCAAACCGGCGGAGCCACCTAAGCAGACGCAGGGGCAGCCGCCGCAAGAAGCAATACCTCCGGAAAAAGAGCAGCCGGAACGACCGGGAAAGGAACAGTCAGGCTCATGAAGATCATCATTGTAGGAAACGGAAAGGTGGGCTACGCTATCGCCCGCCAGCTGGCGGTGGAGGGCCACGACATCACCATGGTGGACTCCTCCCCGGTGGCGCTGGCCCGTGCTGACAGCACCCTGGACCTTATGTGCGTGGAGGGCAACGGCGCCAGCATCAGCGTGCTGGAGGAGGCCGGCGCCCGGACGGCGGATCTGGTCATCGCTGTCAGCAATCTGGACGAGACGAATCTGGTGTGTTGCCTCATCGCCAAAACCATGGGGGCCAAGCACACCATCGCACGGGTGCGGAATCCGGACTACCGCCGGGACGCCGCCCTGCTGAAGCGGGAGATCGGGATGGACATGGTCATCAACCCCGATCTGGCGGCGGCACGGGAGATCGCCCGCATCCTCAGCTTCCCCTCCGCCTCCTCCGTGGAGCCCTTCGCCGGCGGCCGTATCGACATGATCGGCATACAGGTGACGGAGCGGGACCGGTTTTACGGGGTGGCCCTCAGCGAGTTCCATCGTATCCGCTCGGCGGAGGTGCTGATCTGCGCTGCCCAGCGGGGGGACGAGTGCATCATCCCCAACGGCAACTTTGTGCCGAGAGAGGGCGACAAGCTCTACATGGTGGGTACCAAGTCCGAGCTCCAGAAGATGCTGCGGGCTATGGGCCGCACCCAGCAGCGGGTCAAGACCGTGTCCCTGCTGGGGGGCAGCCGCATCGCCATGTATCTCACGTGGGAGCTGGCGGTGAGCAATACCAAGGTCTGCATCGTGGAGCAGAAGCACGATAAGTGCCTTCAGCTGGCGGCCCAGCTGCCTACGGCCATGATCATCGAGGGCGACGGCACGGAGGAGGAGCTGCTGACCAGCGAGAATATCTTCGAGGCGGATGCCTTCGTCTCCCTGACAGGCCGGGACGAGGAGAATCTGCTGATGGCCCTGACGGCTCGGCGGGCGGGGGTCCCCAAGGTGCTGGCCAAGATGACCCGCCCCAACTACATGGATCTGGTCCGGGATATGCGGGTGGGCAGCATCGTCAGTCCCAAGGATATCGTGGCCAACCAGATCACCCGCTACGTCCGGGCGTTGGCCAATTCCGAGGGCAGCGCCGTGGAGAGCTTGTATAAGATGCTGGGCGGCGCCGTGGAAGCGCTGGAGTTCACCGCCACGGCCCGGAGCCATGCGGTGCTGAATAAGCCCCTGCGGGCACTGTCCCTGAAGGACGACGTGCTGGTGGCGGCCATTGCACGGGGCAGCGAGATCATCATCCCCAGCGGCACCAGCATCATTCAGGAGGGCGACCACGTGGTGGTGGTCACCAATGCCCATACCTTCGACGATCTGGGGGACATTCTGGCGTGAACGCAAAAGCCGTGGCCCATGGCCACGGCTTTTTTCGCAAGGAGGGGAGACTGCATGACACGGGACCGTGAGACGGCCCGCCGCATCGCACAGGAGGTGCGGCCGCTGGGCGGCAGCGTCTACTATGTGGGCGGCTGCGTCCGGGACCGCCTGCTGGGCCGGGAGAGCAAGGATCTGGATATCGAGGTCCACGGCGTCACCCCCCAGCAGCTGGAGATCGTGCTGGACCGGATGGGCGGTCGTCGGACGGTGGGGGCCAGCTTTGGCGTCTACGGACTGGCAGGCTGCGGACTGGACATCGCCATGCCACGGCGGGAGGCTGCCGTGGGTCGGGGGCACCGGGACTTCACCGTGGAGGTGGACCCGTGGCTGGGGCCGGAGAGAGCCGCCCGCCGCCGGGATTTCACCGTCAACGCCCTGATGGAGGATGTGCTCACCGGTCAGGTGCTGGACTTCTTCGGCGGCCGGGAGGATCTCCGCCGGGGCCTCCTGCGCCATGTGGATGACCACTCCTTTCCGGAGGATCCCCTGCGGGTGCTGCGGGGAGCGCAGTTCGCCGCCCGCTTCGGCTTCACCGTGGCGGAGGAGACGGTGGCCTTGTGCCGCACCATGGATCTGTCGGCCCTGTCTCGTGAACGGGTGGAGGGGGAGCTGCAAAAGGCCCTCCTGCAGGCGCCCCGCCCTTCCATCTTCTTCCGCACACTGGATATCATGCACCAGCTGCGCCCGTGGTTCACGGAGGTGCAGCGCTTACAGGGCGTCCCCCAGCCGCCCCGCTACCACGGGGAGGGGGATGTGTGGGAGCACACCATGGCGGTGCTGGATACCGCCGCCGAGCTGCGGCCCCAAGCAGCCCAGCCCATGGCCCTGATGCTGGCGGCACTGGCCCACGACTTCGGCAAGGTCACCGCCACCACGGAGTCCGGCGGCGTCATCCACGCTTACGGCCACGAGGAGGCGGGTCTGCCGCCGGCGGAGGACTTCCTGCGCCGGGTGATCGGGGAGAAAGCTCTCCACCGGTGCGTGAAAAATCTGGTGGCCCTGCACATGAAGCCCAACGCCATGGCGCAGAGCGGGGCCTCCGTCAAGTCCACCAACCGTCTGCTGGACGCCGCCATAGAGCCGGAGGACCTGATCCTGCTGGCGCTGGCGGATCACCGTGGCTCCCGGTGCGACCCGCCCCGTCCGGACCCGGAACCCTTCCTGCGGCAGCGGCTGGAGGTCTACCGGGCCACCATGGCCCGCCCTATGGTCACCGGCAGCGACCTGATCTCCGCCGGACTGACCCCGGATCGGGACTTCTCCCAGCTGCTGGCCTACGCCCGCAAGCTCCATCTGGCGGGGCTCGACCGGGAGGCAGCCCTGCGGCAAACGCTGGCCTACGCCCGCAAGCTTTCAAAAAAGCATCAAAAAGAAGGCTGAGCATCCGCTCAGCCTTCTTTTTATGGAGTTTTTTACAGCAGGTGGAAGTTCACCACCAGACCGGCGAACACGATGGAGACCATGCTCAGCAGCTTGATGAGGATGTTGATGGCGGGGCCGGAGGTATCCTTGAAGGGATCGCCCACGGTGTCGCCCACCACGCCTGCCTTGTGGCAGTCGGAGCCCTTGCCGCCGAAGTGGCCGGCCTCGATATACTTCTTGGCGTTATCCCACGCACCGCCGGCGTTGGCCATGTAGATGGCCATCAGGAAGCCGGTGACGGTAGCGCCGGCCAGCATACCCACAACGCCCATGTAGCCCAGGATCAGACCCACCACGATGGGGCAGACCACAGCGATGATGGTGGGCAGGATCATCTCGTGCAGAGATGCCTTGGTGCACAGGTCCACGCAGCGGGCATAGTCGGGATCGGCCTTGCTGTCCATCAGACCGGTGATCTCCCGGAACTGACGGCGCACCTCCAACACCACACTCTGGGCGGCACGGCCCACGGAGTTCATGGTAAGGGCGGCGAACACGAAGGGCAGGCAGGCACCGATGAACAGACCCACCAGCACCACGGGGTTCATGAGGCTGAAGTCCTGGAAGGTGACGTCAGCGCCTACCTCCTTGACCTTCTCGATGTAGGAGGCCATCAGGGCCAGAGCGGTCAGAGCGGCGGAACCGATGGCGAAGCCCTTACCGGTGGCGGCGGTGGTGTTGCCCAGAGAGTCCAGAGCATCGGTGCGCTGGCGGACCTCAGGAGCCAGACCGGCCATCTCAGCGATGCCGCCGGCGTTGTCGGCCACGGGGCCGTAAGCGTCGGTGGCCAGCGTGATGCCCAGCGTGCTCAGCATACCCACGGCGGCCAGAGCGATGCCGTACAGGCCCATGCCGGTGGAGGCGGCGCCGCCGGAGCAGAGGTAGGCCACCAGAATGCAGATAGCCACGATGATGATGGGGACGGCGGTGCTCAGCATACCCAGACCCAAACCGCCGATGATGATGGTGGCGGCACCGGTCTGAGACTTGGAGGACAGATCCTGCGTGGGCTTGAAGGTGTCGGAGGTGTAGTACTCCGTGGCCTTACCGATGAGCACACCGGCGATCAGGCCCGCCAGAATGGCGAAGTACAGGCCCAGATGCTCCTTGCCCAGCAGGAGGATCACCAGCGGGCAGGCGATGATGGCAATGAGGATAGCGGACAGGTTGGTACCACGGGACAGGGCCTTCAGCAGGGTGCGCTGGTCGGCCTGCTCGTCGGTGCGGACGAAGAAGGTGCCGATGATGGAGCAGATGATGCCGATGGCCGCCATGACCATGGGGATGGCCATGGCCTTGAAGGCCTGATCGGAGAAGGCGGCCACGCCCAGCGCAGAGGCGGAGATGATAGAGCCAACATAGGACTCGTACAGATCGGCGCCCATACCGGCCACGTCGCCCACGTTGTCGCCTACGTTGTCAGCGATGACGGCAGGGTTCCGGGGGTCGTCCTCCGGGATACCGGCCTCCACCTTGCCCACCAGATCGGCGCCCACGTCGGCGGCCTTGGTGAAGATGCCGCCGCCCACACGGGCGAACAGAGCCATGGAGGAGGCGCCCATACCGAAGGTCAGCATGGCGCTGGTGATGGCGGAGGCCTCCAGCTTGAACACGAAGCGCAGCAGGAAGAACCACACGGAGATGTCCAGCAGGCCCAGACCCACCACGGTGAAGCCCATGACGGAGCCGGCGGAGAAGGCCACCCGCAGACCACGGTTCAGCCCCTCCTGGCAGGCATTGGCGGTGCGGCAGTTGGAGGCGGTGGCGATCTTCATGCCGATGAAGCCGGACAGGCCGGAGAAGAAGCCGCCGGTCAGGAAGGCGAAGGGTACGAACCACGTCAGCAGACCGCAGGCTGCCATGACGCACAGCACCACCACCATGCAGGCGAAGAACACGCCTACCACGGAATACTGGCGCTTGAGGTATGCGTTAGCACCCTGACGAATGGACTGGGAGATCTTCTGCATGAGGGGGGTGCCCTCCGAGAAGCGCAGCACCTTCTTTGCGGTGATGACCACAAAGAGAAGCGCAATGATGGAGCCAACAAATGTGGCTAGGACCAGGTACTTTTCCATAAAGTCTTTTCCTCTCTTTTCCTTGTTTTCTCCCGGAGCCGGCAGAGGGACGGGAGATTCTTTTTGTCCCACTGCACATTATAAAAAACGCTGTCCGCCCCGTCAAATTTTCAAACTTTTTTTCGTAGTGCCTAAAAATTAGTTTGGAGCCGTTCGTCATTTTTATATAATATTTTTCTTGCAAAGAAAACCGTTTAAAATGGAAAAACGGGGCAAAAATCGGCGGCAGCGACGGAACGATTGCGGAATTTGTGACAGGATTTTCTTGCGGGAAGCAGGGGAAAATGTTTTTAAAAATTTTTTTCGAAAACATTTTTCCTTCAAATAAAAGCAAATTCACAAAAAATACACAAAAAGGCTCCCATTCACTTTTTGCGGGAAAAATGATGAATCAAAAATTGGATACAGAAATTCTTTCGTCATTTTTCACAATCGCGGAAAATGGCTTTAAATGTCTTGAAAAGCGCCCAAAACGGGAGTAAAATAGCCCCATCAATCTCTGGGAGGTTTCAAACATATGGAATATCAGGAAGTTTTGCAAAACGCCCGCACCTGTATGGGACCCTACTGCAAGGCGTGCTCCGTATGCAACGGTCAGGCGTGTAAGAATACCATCCCCGGCCCAGGCGCCAAAGGCTCCGGCACCGGCTTTGCCCGGAACTACCAGAAGTGGCAGGAGCTGCGGGTGAATCTGGATACCATCGGGGAAAACCGTCCCGCCGACACGTCCTTCGACTTCTTCGGCCACCGGCTGGCCCTGCCGGTGATGGCGGCTCCTGTGGGAGCCATGCAGCTGCACTACGGAGATAAGTACGACGATCTGACCTATAACCGGTTGCTGCTGGCGGCCTGTGCTAAGGCGGGCATCGTGGCCTTCACCGGCGACGGCGTGGACCCGGCGGTGATGGAGGGCGCCACGCAGGCCATCCGGGCCCAGCAGGGCTGCGGTGTGCCTACGGTGAAGCCCTGGGACCGGGAGACCCTGATGCAGAAGCTGGACTTGGCCCTGACCGCCGATCCCATGGCCATTGCCATGGACATCGATGCCGCCGGTCTGCCCTTCCTCCGCAACCGGATGCCGCCTGCCGGCAGCAAGACCGTGGCGGAGCTGCGGGAGGTGGCGGAGTACGCCCGAAAGCCCTTTATCCTCAAGGGCATCATGACCGTCCGTGGGGCGGAGAAGGCGGTGGAGGCCGGGGCCTCCGCCATCGTGGTGTCCAACCACGGCGGCCGGGTGCTGGATCAGTGTCCCGCCACGGCGGAGGTGCTGCCCGCCATTGCCGACGCCGTGGGCGACCAGGTCATGGTGCTGGTGGACGGCGGCATCCGCACAGGGCTGGATGTGTTCAAGGCGCTGGCGCTGGGAGCGGACGGCGTTCTCATTGGCCGTCCCTTCGTCACCATGGTCTATGGCGGCGGCGAGGAGGGCGTGGCAGCCTACGTCCGCAAGCTGACGGATGAGCTGTCGGATACCATGGCCATGTGCGGCGCCCACAGCCTGAAGGAGATCAACCGGGAGATGCTCTGGCAGGGCTGATGCGGACTGATGCGGTCTGATGCACACATCATTCTATTCGGCTATCATGGGAACATATTCTGCTGCTATGACATTTTGATCGGATTTGTTCCGATCTTCTAAAAATTCGTGACAGGAGGCGCTTATGTACATTACATGGTTGGGCCACAGCTGCTTTCGGCTGGAGTCGGCGGGCTACGGGCTGGTCATTGATCCCTATCGGGTTGTGGCGGGCTATCCGCCGCTGCGGGTGGAGGCCAACGCCGTTTATATCAGCCACCACCACTTTGACCACGACTGTCTGGAGGCGGTGACACTGCTGCCCGGCGGGGAAAATCCCTTTACGGTGGAGACGTTCTCTACCTTCCATGACGACTGTCAGGGCGCTCTCCGGGGCGATAACACCGTTCATATCTTCCGGGCGGAGGGCATGACCGTGGTACATCTGGGGGACTTGGGCTGCGCCCTGACAGCGGCGCAGGAGGAGAAAATTTCGGGCTGCGATGCGCTGATGCTGCCGGTGGGCGGCACCTATACCATCGATGCCGCTGCGGCGGCGGAGCTGGTGCGTCGGCTGCACCCCCGACTGGTGCTGCCCATGCATTTCCGGAGAGGGGAGCAGGGCTTCCCGGAGCTGACCACGCTGGAGGACTTTCTCTCCCGCCTCCCGGAGCAGCCGGTACACCGACTGACGGGAGAGACGCTGGATCTGACGTCCAAAGGGACGTCGGGTGTTGTGATCTTCCCCCGTCGGTAAGGGAAAATTCTGTCCGGTTTTTGTCCGGAAAATGTCCAAAAACCAGAGTAGGTATAAGCCCCTCCGTTTTCGTGTACACTGAGGTATCAGGTACATGGAAACGGAGGGCTTTTACATGGCAGAAAAACGGTGGCGCACTTGGGAGACGGTGGGCCTGCTGGTGGTGCTGGCGGCGGGGAACCTGCTGCACTTTGTTTACGACTGGACGGGGCAGAGTCCCATAGCGGCACCGCTGGCCGCCGTCAACGAATCCACATGGGAGCACATGAAGCTTTTCATCACTCCGTGGGTGCTGTGGTCACTGGTGGAATGCATCGCCCTACGGGGCCACGGCGCCCTGCTGCCCGCCCGTGGATTGGGGCTGCTGACGGGCCTTGCGGCCATCCCGGCGCTGTTTTACACCTATCAGGGAATTTTGGGCCGGGGGATCATGTGGGTGGATGTACTGATTTTCCAGCTGGCGGTGCTGCTGGCCTTTTGGGTCAGCTGGAGCGTTCAGGCCCGGCGGGTGCTGGACGGGCCGGTGTGGCAGATCTTAGGCGGCGTGACGCTGCTGGCGGTGTGGGGGCTGGCCATCTGGTGGACCTACGCACCGCCCCAGCTGCCGCTGTTCGTGGATCCCACCGACGGAAGCCGGGGCATCCCACTGCGGTAGGTCTGCGGGTGGGGGAGACGGCTTGCAAAATGTGATAAGCGGGCAAGGGCAGGCACGCCGGAGGGCATGCCTGCCCTTGCCGATTTGCCGCATCCGCTTGCCGGTGGGAGAGCATCGTCCGGGTTTCGGCGACCGGAGGGGCGATGACCCGATTGGATGTCCCGATATTGGGATTTTTTCTTGACCGGGAGGAGCGCATGGGGTATAATCGAACCAACTGTATATGACAGGTCAGAAACGGAGGCGTGCAATGAAAAAGATCGTGCATAAATCGGCTGCGCCCATATACGCAGCGGCGGTGGTGTGGGTGCTGTATGCCCTGCTGCTGCCCCTGTACAAGCCGGGCCACTTTATCATGGCGGCTGCGGCGTCGGTAGTGGTATTTCTCATCGCCCGCATCTTCTGCAAGGACGTTGTGGAGGAGGTGGAGGAGAAGCCCCAGCCCACCGGTAACCCGGAGCTGGACAAGATGATCTCCGACGGTGAGCTGGCCATCCGGGAGATGAAGCGCCTCAACGACAGCATCAAGGACGAGACCATCAGCCGGCAGATCGACCGGCTGGAGGAGGTCTCCAACAAAATCTTCGACTGTGTTAAGGCAGATCCCAAGAAGCTGCCGCAGATCCGTAAATTCATGAACTACTACCTGCCTACCACGCTGAAGCTCCTCAACGCCTATGACCGCATGAGCAGTCAGGGCGTGGAGGGTCAGAACATCAGCGGCACCATGGAGCGGGTGGAGAGCATGATGAGCACCATTGTCACTGCCTTTGAACGGCAGCTGGACAGTCTCTTTGGGGATCAGGCGCTGGATATCTCCACGGATATCACGGTGCTGGAGAACATGATGGCCCGTGAGGGACTCAGCGACGACCCCATCCACCAGACCCAGAAGGAGACTCCGGCGGCGGAGGAGAAGGAGAGCGGCGAGGACGGCGACGGCATCCAGCTGGAGCTGTAAAAAGACCCTGAGAGGAGGGCGGCCCATGGGGCGGCGTCTTTCGGGAAATGCGAGTAAACAAACAATATGAGATAGAAAGGAACTATGACCATGACAGACAACATGATGCCTGAACTGACCCTGGAGCCTACGGCGGCGGCCGAGGCCGTTCCCCAGCTGACGCTGGAGCCTACGGCTCCCGAAGTGCCGGAGCCGGAGGAGAAGAAGATCGAGCCGGTGGAGATGGATGAAAAGCTCCTGACCGACGAGGAGAAGAAGGCGGTGGAGGAGTTTTCCCACAAGATCGACGTGCGGGATACCAACATGATCCTGCAGTACGGCGCCGCCGCACAGAAGAGCGTGGCGGGTTTTTCCGAGAGCGCCCTGAATAACGTTCGTAGCAAGGATCTGGGCGAGATCGGGCAGGACCTGAGCCGTCTGGTGGTGGAGCTGAAGGGCTTCGGCGACGGCGAAGAAAAGAAGGGTCTCATGGGCCTGTTCAAGAAGGCCGGGAACCGACTGGAGAGCATGAAGGCCCAGTACGGCAAGGTGGAGGCCAACGTGGAGAAGATCGCCCAGTCTCTGGAGCAGCACCAGATCACGCTGCTCAAGGACGTGGCCATGTTCGACCAGATGTATGAGCTGAACCTGAAGTACTACAAGGAACTGACCATGTACATTCTGGCCGGTAAAAAGCGGCTGGAGGAGGTACGCAGCGGTGAACTGGAGGAGCTTCGCAAGAAGGCGGAGCAGTCCGGCACGGCAGAGGACGCACAGGCCTATAACGATCTGGTGAACCTGTGCAACCGGTTTGAAAAGAAGATCCACGATCTGGAGCTGACCCGGATGGTGTCGGTGCAGATGGGCCCCCAGACCCGGCTGCTGCAGAACAACGACACGTTGATGATCGAGAAGATCCAGTCCTCGCTGGTGAACACCATTCCCCTGTGGAAGAGCCAGATGGTGCTGGCGCTGGGGCTGGAGCACAGCCGTCAGGCCACGGCGGCTCAGAGCGCCGTGACGGAGATGACCAACGAGCTGCTGAAGAAGAACGCCGACACCCTGAAGATGGGGACCATCGCCACCGCCAAGGAGGCCGAGCGCTCCATCGTGGACATCGAGACGCTGCAGCACACCAACCAGCAGCTCATCGAGTCTCTGGACGAGGTGGCCCGCATCCAGCAGGAGGGCGCCGCCAAGCGCAAGGAGGCCGAGGCCCAGCTGGGCCGCATCGAGGGCGAACTGAAGCAGAAGCTGCTGGAGCTGCGTGGTTAAGCTGAGAGATACGACTTCTCCGTGAAGGGAGACTACCATGAAATTTTATCAAAAACGTGGCTTTGCGCTGGTGGTGCTGGTGCTGGCCATTCTGGGCTCCTGCGTCTACGGCATCAGCAAAAAGCCCGCCGACCTGCCCCAGGTATCCTACGGCAACTGGCTGCGGGACGACGCCGACCTGTTGACGGACGAGACGGAGGCCTCCCTGCGGCAGTATGACCAGAGCTGGGACAGCGACTATCGGGCCATCATCGCCGTGGCGACGCTGGACACGCTGAACGGCTGGACCTATGAGAAGGCAGCGGCGGAGCTTGGCTCCCAGTGGGGGCTGGGCGGCAATGATATGCTGCTGCTGTTGGTAAAGGACAGCGACTACTACGTGGCGCTGGGCGACAACGTGCTGGACGCCATGACGGACACCTATCAGGCGGGCCTGCAGGGCGCTGTGGAGGCTCCCTACTATCAGGGGGATTACGACGCAGCGGCGCTGGCCTTCTTCCGGCAGGCGGATGTGTTCTATGCCCAGACGCTGGGCCGTCAGCAGAGCGGCGGCAGCTATTCCGATTATGAGGATAACGGTGCGTGGCAGGGCAATGACTCCGGCTCTGTGGCGGCTGTGGTGCTGCTGGTGGTGGGCATCTTTGTGGTGTGGATCCTGCTGGATGGCCTGCGGTATCGCCGGTATCGCCGCCGCCCGGTGGTGGTAGGCGGGCCTGTGTACTATCCCGTGTTCTGGGGACGGCATCCCCGTCCGCCACGGCGGCCTGCACCGCCCCGTGGCCCCCGTCCGCCCATGGGCGGTGGTCCTCGGCCTCCTATGGGGGGCGG
The genomic region above belongs to Vescimonas coprocola and contains:
- a CDS encoding CCA tRNA nucleotidyltransferase, producing the protein MTRDRETARRIAQEVRPLGGSVYYVGGCVRDRLLGRESKDLDIEVHGVTPQQLEIVLDRMGGRRTVGASFGVYGLAGCGLDIAMPRREAAVGRGHRDFTVEVDPWLGPERAARRRDFTVNALMEDVLTGQVLDFFGGREDLRRGLLRHVDDHSFPEDPLRVLRGAQFAARFGFTVAEETVALCRTMDLSALSRERVEGELQKALLQAPRPSIFFRTLDIMHQLRPWFTEVQRLQGVPQPPRYHGEGDVWEHTMAVLDTAAELRPQAAQPMALMLAALAHDFGKVTATTESGGVIHAYGHEEAGLPPAEDFLRRVIGEKALHRCVKNLVALHMKPNAMAQSGASVKSTNRLLDAAIEPEDLILLALADHRGSRCDPPRPDPEPFLRQRLEVYRATMARPMVTGSDLISAGLTPDRDFSQLLAYARKLHLAGLDREAALRQTLAYARKLSKKHQKEG
- a CDS encoding sodium-translocating pyrophosphatase, which gives rise to MEKYLVLATFVGSIIALLFVVITAKKVLRFSEGTPLMQKISQSIRQGANAYLKRQYSVVGVFFACMVVVLCVMAACGLLTWFVPFAFLTGGFFSGLSGFIGMKIATASNCRTANACQEGLNRGLRVAFSAGSVMGFTVVGLGLLDISVWFFLLRFVFKLEASAITSAMLTFGMGASSMALFARVGGGIFTKAADVGADLVGKVEAGIPEDDPRNPAVIADNVGDNVGDVAGMGADLYESYVGSIISASALGVAAFSDQAFKAMAIPMVMAAIGIICSIIGTFFVRTDEQADQRTLLKALSRGTNLSAILIAIIACPLVILLLGKEHLGLYFAILAGLIAGVLIGKATEYYTSDTFKPTQDLSSKSQTGAATIIIGGLGLGMLSTAVPIIIVAICILVAYLCSGGAASTGMGLYGIALAAVGMLSTLGITLATDAYGPVADNAGGIAEMAGLAPEVRQRTDALDSLGNTTAATGKGFAIGSAALTALALMASYIEKVKEVGADVTFQDFSLMNPVVLVGLFIGACLPFVFAALTMNSVGRAAQSVVLEVRRQFREITGLMDSKADPDYARCVDLCTKASLHEMILPTIIAVVCPIVVGLILGYMGVVGMLAGATVTGFLMAIYMANAGGAWDNAKKYIEAGHFGGKGSDCHKAGVVGDTVGDPFKDTSGPAINILIKLLSMVSIVFAGLVVNFHLL
- a CDS encoding MBL fold metallo-hydrolase, whose translation is MYITWLGHSCFRLESAGYGLVIDPYRVVAGYPPLRVEANAVYISHHHFDHDCLEAVTLLPGGENPFTVETFSTFHDDCQGALRGDNTVHIFRAEGMTVVHLGDLGCALTAAQEEKISGCDALMLPVGGTYTIDAAAAAELVRRLHPRLVLPMHFRRGEQGFPELTTLEDFLSRLPEQPVHRLTGETLDLTSKGTSGVVIFPRR
- a CDS encoding toxic anion resistance protein is translated as MTDNMMPELTLEPTAAAEAVPQLTLEPTAPEVPEPEEKKIEPVEMDEKLLTDEEKKAVEEFSHKIDVRDTNMILQYGAAAQKSVAGFSESALNNVRSKDLGEIGQDLSRLVVELKGFGDGEEKKGLMGLFKKAGNRLESMKAQYGKVEANVEKIAQSLEQHQITLLKDVAMFDQMYELNLKYYKELTMYILAGKKRLEEVRSGELEELRKKAEQSGTAEDAQAYNDLVNLCNRFEKKIHDLELTRMVSVQMGPQTRLLQNNDTLMIEKIQSSLVNTIPLWKSQMVLALGLEHSRQATAAQSAVTEMTNELLKKNADTLKMGTIATAKEAERSIVDIETLQHTNQQLIESLDEVARIQQEGAAKRKEAEAQLGRIEGELKQKLLELRG
- a CDS encoding YhjD/YihY/BrkB family envelope integrity protein; the protein is MRKGTHPRTALGQTAAQMIRRYYLHDVARDSAALTYYLLFAIFPLLIFVSTLLGILELDVDSIVTGLRQIVPGDVAEVVRGYLEYVSGNASRQLMWFSLVFSIWFPMRATGCLLHSLRKAFGKGQPKNILLDQLKIFLFAIWLMVSIGLTLLMITVGRRALYFVSGIITVPDGFINLWSKLRFVAVALLMFVLVTVLYMLALGRRCPLREVAPGVAVSLAAWMLLSLAFSYYVENLAHYTQLYGSIATIVVVLLWLYMSGTVLILGGELNAVVLHRRTQRRRAAEEKAAEKAARPTRQEAAAQKPSGATQPPRQPQPPKPAEQPGKADPPKPAEPPKQTQGQPPQEAIPPEKEQPERPGKEQSGS
- a CDS encoding DUF6512 family protein, which encodes MAEKRWRTWETVGLLVVLAAGNLLHFVYDWTGQSPIAAPLAAVNESTWEHMKLFITPWVLWSLVECIALRGHGALLPARGLGLLTGLAAIPALFYTYQGILGRGIMWVDVLIFQLAVLLAFWVSWSVQARRVLDGPVWQILGGVTLLAVWGLAIWWTYAPPQLPLFVDPTDGSRGIPLR
- the trkA gene encoding Trk system potassium transporter TrkA, with product MKIIIVGNGKVGYAIARQLAVEGHDITMVDSSPVALARADSTLDLMCVEGNGASISVLEEAGARTADLVIAVSNLDETNLVCCLIAKTMGAKHTIARVRNPDYRRDAALLKREIGMDMVINPDLAAAREIARILSFPSASSVEPFAGGRIDMIGIQVTERDRFYGVALSEFHRIRSAEVLICAAQRGDECIIPNGNFVPREGDKLYMVGTKSELQKMLRAMGRTQQRVKTVSLLGGSRIAMYLTWELAVSNTKVCIVEQKHDKCLQLAAQLPTAMIIEGDGTEEELLTSENIFEADAFVSLTGRDEENLLMALTARRAGVPKVLAKMTRPNYMDLVRDMRVGSIVSPKDIVANQITRYVRALANSEGSAVESLYKMLGGAVEALEFTATARSHAVLNKPLRALSLKDDVLVAAIARGSEIIIPSGTSIIQEGDHVVVVTNAHTFDDLGDILA
- a CDS encoding alpha-hydroxy-acid oxidizing protein, whose translation is MEYQEVLQNARTCMGPYCKACSVCNGQACKNTIPGPGAKGSGTGFARNYQKWQELRVNLDTIGENRPADTSFDFFGHRLALPVMAAPVGAMQLHYGDKYDDLTYNRLLLAACAKAGIVAFTGDGVDPAVMEGATQAIRAQQGCGVPTVKPWDRETLMQKLDLALTADPMAIAMDIDAAGLPFLRNRMPPAGSKTVAELREVAEYARKPFILKGIMTVRGAEKAVEAGASAIVVSNHGGRVLDQCPATAEVLPAIADAVGDQVMVLVDGGIRTGLDVFKALALGADGVLIGRPFVTMVYGGGEEGVAAYVRKLTDELSDTMAMCGAHSLKEINREMLWQG
- a CDS encoding 5-bromo-4-chloroindolyl phosphate hydrolysis family protein produces the protein MKKIVHKSAAPIYAAAVVWVLYALLLPLYKPGHFIMAAAASVVVFLIARIFCKDVVEEVEEKPQPTGNPELDKMISDGELAIREMKRLNDSIKDETISRQIDRLEEVSNKIFDCVKADPKKLPQIRKFMNYYLPTTLKLLNAYDRMSSQGVEGQNISGTMERVESMMSTIVTAFERQLDSLFGDQALDISTDITVLENMMAREGLSDDPIHQTQKETPAAEEKESGEDGDGIQLEL